One Candidatus Cloacimonadota bacterium genomic region harbors:
- a CDS encoding tetratricopeptide repeat protein, with amino-acid sequence MLKLITILICLSTFTYISAVNLTYDKVLRNLRGIRSYENQSYEEARQNFEENVLNHPGEGALHFNLGNSHFREGNLDAALSEYGRALRDEEFPLKSNIYHNIGNALFEQQNYKEALESYRNAILTDPDNFDARYNYELTRLLLQEMGEETQKQPESGEGEDEDEQDQQQQADAQPDDSEEGEEAEVVERQEGEGDQPEESDPDRERQLEEAENILRTLMSREREFLEEQREREREQQNLRGRFW; translated from the coding sequence ATGCTAAAGCTAATCACCATATTGATTTGTCTTAGTACTTTTACTTATATTTCTGCTGTCAATTTAACTTATGATAAAGTTTTACGTAATTTACGCGGTATTAGATCCTATGAAAATCAGAGTTATGAAGAAGCACGCCAGAACTTTGAAGAAAATGTGCTCAATCATCCCGGTGAGGGTGCTTTACACTTCAATTTAGGTAACAGTCATTTCCGGGAAGGAAATTTGGATGCTGCTTTATCTGAATACGGCAGAGCATTAAGAGATGAAGAGTTTCCTCTTAAATCCAATATTTATCACAATATAGGCAATGCTCTTTTTGAGCAACAGAACTATAAAGAAGCGCTGGAGAGTTATCGAAATGCCATCTTGACAGACCCGGATAATTTCGATGCCCGTTATAATTATGAGTTGACGAGATTACTGTTACAAGAGATGGGTGAAGAAACTCAAAAGCAACCGGAGTCGGGTGAAGGAGAAGACGAAGATGAGCAGGATCAACAACAGCAAGCTGATGCCCAACCTGATGATTCAGAAGAGGGAGAAGAGGCAGAGGTAGTAGAAAGACAGGAAGGAGAGGGAGATCAGCCAGAAGAGAGTGACCCTGACAGAGAACGTCAATTAGAAGAAGCAGAAAATATTCTCCGAACACTTATGTCCAGAGAGCGAGAATTCTTGGAAGAACAACGGGAACGCGAAAGAGAACAACAAAACTTACGAGGAAGATTTTGGTAG
- a CDS encoding VWA domain-containing protein, which translates to MNWAAPNYLLLLLVIPLMLILLSSAKVWQKKRFSKFADQRFFKFYLAQFSHFHWSLKNLLIIIASLFLILAAARPRWGQEMQIVTKEGLDIVICIDVSKSMEATDIRPNRLQRAKDHISLFIDQLRGDRIALVPFAGESFVQLPLTDDYAAAKMFLSLLDTDTIPVSGTNIAYALETASNLFQEPDKERIIILISDGEDLEGQGISQAEKIADQGIVIHALGVGSTEGSPIPIRTAQGNIEYAKDGAGNVVISKLDATTLNRIAQVTGGRFYHVTPHRAEIFEILRDIEALEREKYEAREYVRYRERYHYFAFFALFLLFLEVLILYKKNIPQERNL; encoded by the coding sequence ATGAATTGGGCAGCACCGAATTACCTTCTGTTACTCTTAGTGATACCTTTAATGCTGATCTTACTCAGTTCAGCCAAAGTATGGCAGAAGAAGCGCTTTTCGAAATTTGCGGATCAACGGTTCTTTAAATTTTATCTTGCTCAGTTTTCACATTTTCATTGGTCACTGAAGAACCTATTGATCATCATAGCTTCCCTTTTCTTGATCTTAGCAGCAGCCAGACCACGCTGGGGACAAGAGATGCAGATAGTAACTAAAGAGGGTCTGGATATTGTGATTTGCATTGATGTCTCTAAATCAATGGAAGCGACCGATATACGCCCAAACCGCTTACAACGGGCAAAAGATCACATCTCGTTATTTATAGATCAGTTAAGAGGAGATCGCATTGCTTTGGTGCCTTTTGCTGGAGAGAGCTTTGTACAATTACCTTTGACCGATGATTATGCAGCAGCTAAGATGTTTCTTAGTTTATTAGATACTGATACTATCCCTGTTTCTGGAACAAACATTGCCTATGCTTTGGAAACGGCGAGTAATCTCTTCCAAGAACCCGATAAAGAGAGGATAATAATCTTGATTAGCGATGGAGAGGATTTAGAGGGTCAAGGTATTTCCCAAGCAGAGAAGATAGCCGATCAAGGTATAGTGATTCATGCTTTGGGTGTAGGTTCGACAGAGGGAAGCCCTATTCCTATCAGAACAGCCCAAGGAAACATCGAATATGCCAAAGATGGTGCTGGCAATGTAGTCATCTCTAAACTCGACGCCACAACACTCAATAGAATAGCACAGGTAACCGGTGGCAGATTCTATCACGTCACACCGCATCGGGCAGAGATATTCGAAATTTTACGTGATATTGAAGCTCTGGAGCGAGAAAAATATGAAGCTCGCGAATATGTACGTTATAGAGAACGATATCATTATTTCGCTTTTTTTGCTCTTTTTCTACTCTTCTTGGAAGTACTTATTCTCTATAAAAAAAATATACCCCAGGAGAGAAATTTATGA
- a CDS encoding BatD family protein, with product MRRRTVWSLIILSMVLIPLLASELSVNSYVDQTRIGLDDVLRFTIEISGVDAGKVGQPELPEISGFTNIGTSTSSSSSVSIVNGRMTSTVSRSYIYSLRPQTTGQFLIPPISIQTDQQTLATNPIRITVVEGTTQPPPLSRQFRDQAVEPEQIADNIFILAEPSKTTVMRGEPLVVHYNLYSRYDLANLTYVNEPNFIGFWKDDIFFANRMNFQRTNYRGSLFNVMRLRTLVLYPNQSGTLIIPSLEIDTDIIVRPRTFFDFDSTRKLRVASKPVSISVRELPLEGRPDSFTGAVGNFQIRSEIREQEFNVGDTFTYTLRITGNGNFKHFDPPPFPQTTYLRHIDPEVTTDSKLEGERVAGSKTIRYPVILTEEGNFNIPALTFAFYNPERNSYQTLQTSSYPISVNPSEMRTIPLTVAQQDVIAEGADIYYIYSAVNLDQNGYLNRSLFYWLTWLLFSLTIPLAFVYRKERAKLASDVNYVRQKQARKILHKYMHKATKAAKDGNLDFYTFVNTGLANYLTDNLKIPRGSTTETIIIELQRQLYSPEMIDKIRKIINRCLEARFMPGGFIKDKIAEDYRELQDTVALISRQKKNSKKQNEIVEKGK from the coding sequence ATGAGAAGAAGAACAGTTTGGTCATTGATCATCTTATCTATGGTTCTGATCCCTTTATTGGCTTCAGAGCTCTCTGTTAATTCCTATGTTGATCAAACGAGAATTGGCTTGGATGATGTCCTACGGTTCACTATCGAGATTTCCGGCGTAGATGCAGGCAAAGTAGGACAACCGGAATTACCGGAGATCTCCGGATTCACTAATATCGGAACTTCAACATCCTCCTCATCATCTGTTTCCATAGTTAATGGTCGTATGACCAGTACCGTTTCCAGAAGCTATATCTATTCTCTCCGACCTCAGACAACCGGGCAATTCCTCATCCCCCCTATCTCGATCCAAACTGACCAACAAACCTTAGCGACTAATCCTATTCGTATTACCGTAGTAGAAGGTACTACTCAACCCCCTCCTCTGTCCAGACAGTTTAGAGATCAAGCAGTTGAACCCGAACAAATTGCCGACAATATCTTCATCTTAGCTGAACCCTCAAAGACAACAGTCATGAGAGGAGAACCGCTGGTAGTTCATTACAACCTTTATAGTAGATACGATCTTGCTAACCTGACCTATGTTAATGAACCAAACTTCATCGGTTTCTGGAAAGATGATATCTTCTTTGCTAACCGTATGAACTTTCAGAGGACAAATTATCGCGGTTCACTTTTTAATGTCATGAGACTCCGTACTTTAGTCCTCTACCCTAATCAAAGCGGAACTTTGATAATACCATCATTAGAGATCGATACTGATATTATTGTCCGTCCGAGAACTTTCTTTGATTTTGATTCAACTCGCAAGCTCAGAGTAGCCAGTAAACCTGTCTCTATTAGTGTGAGAGAATTACCGCTGGAGGGAAGACCGGATAGCTTCACTGGCGCTGTCGGTAACTTCCAAATACGCTCTGAGATCCGTGAGCAGGAATTCAATGTGGGAGATACCTTCACCTATACTCTCCGGATCACTGGAAACGGTAATTTCAAACACTTTGATCCGCCTCCATTCCCACAAACGACTTATCTGCGTCATATAGATCCTGAAGTAACAACCGATTCCAAACTCGAAGGTGAACGTGTAGCCGGCAGTAAAACAATTCGTTACCCAGTTATCCTGACCGAAGAAGGAAATTTTAATATTCCGGCATTAACTTTTGCCTTTTATAATCCCGAACGGAATAGTTATCAAACTCTACAGACTTCATCATACCCAATATCCGTCAACCCCTCCGAAATGAGAACTATCCCTTTGACGGTAGCGCAACAGGATGTAATAGCAGAGGGAGCAGATATTTATTACATCTATAGTGCTGTTAACCTAGATCAGAACGGTTATTTAAACCGCTCATTATTCTATTGGCTAACCTGGTTGTTGTTCTCATTGACTATTCCTCTCGCCTTCGTTTATAGAAAAGAAAGAGCAAAATTGGCATCCGATGTCAATTATGTCAGGCAAAAACAAGCTCGTAAGATCCTACATAAATATATGCATAAAGCTACCAAAGCAGCTAAAGATGGTAACCTCGATTTCTATACTTTTGTCAACACCGGGTTAGCCAATTACCTGACAGATAATCTTAAAATACCGCGGGGTAGCACTACTGAAACGATTATCATTGAATTACAACGACAACTATATTCACCTGAAATGATAGATAAGATC